The following proteins come from a genomic window of Herpetosiphon gulosus:
- a CDS encoding FAD:protein FMN transferase: MGELIFRAMGCEVAVLSDQSIDLAAVPEWFETWEQTLSRFRPNSELMRLNQRAGRPLAVSETLWDVLGLALDAAAWSKGLVVPTLLPALLQAGYDRSFELLSNAVNQLQAWHYQPQAWLAISRRDQGRLVQLARDTALDLGGIAKGWAADRTAQQLATQAACLVDVGGDLATAGQRQDGLAWAIGVPNPRTQQCEAMIWFAAGGVATSGVDYRRWRKGDRWQHHLIDPRTGEPSTSDVLSATVIAPSAVQAEVAAKMVVLLGLEPGLAWINQHPAFAALAFDHAGKSYSSERFNSYRWE, from the coding sequence ATGGGCGAATTAATCTTTCGGGCAATGGGTTGTGAAGTGGCGGTGCTTAGCGATCAGTCAATCGATCTGGCGGCAGTGCCAGAATGGTTTGAAACTTGGGAGCAAACACTAAGCCGTTTTCGTCCAAATAGCGAATTGATGCGGCTCAATCAGCGGGCTGGTCGGCCACTAGCAGTCAGCGAAACCCTGTGGGATGTGCTGGGTTTGGCGCTCGATGCCGCTGCTTGGAGCAAAGGCTTGGTTGTGCCAACTCTGCTGCCTGCGCTTTTGCAGGCTGGATACGATCGCTCATTTGAATTGTTGAGCAACGCGGTCAACCAACTACAGGCGTGGCACTATCAGCCGCAAGCATGGTTGGCAATTTCACGCCGTGATCAAGGCCGTTTGGTGCAACTAGCCCGTGATACCGCCCTTGATTTGGGTGGCATTGCCAAGGGTTGGGCCGCCGATCGAACTGCGCAGCAATTGGCAACTCAAGCGGCCTGCTTGGTTGATGTCGGTGGCGATTTGGCAACCGCAGGCCAGCGCCAAGATGGCTTGGCTTGGGCGATCGGTGTGCCAAACCCACGCACCCAGCAGTGCGAAGCCATGATCTGGTTTGCAGCAGGTGGGGTGGCAACCTCAGGAGTTGATTATCGGCGCTGGCGCAAAGGTGATCGCTGGCAACATCACTTAATCGACCCGCGTACTGGCGAACCAAGCACCAGCGACGTGCTGAGTGCCACGGTGATTGCTCCTAGCGCGGTGCAAGCCGAAGTTGCCGCCAAGATGGTGGTATTGCTGGGCCTCGAACCTGGCTTGGCTTGGATTAATCAGCATCCTGCTTTTGCGGCACTGGCCTTTGATCACGCTGGCAAAAGCTATAGTAGCGAACGTTTTAATAGTTATCGTTGGGAGTAA
- a CDS encoding VWA domain-containing protein → MGITFVAPSYLWFLLLLIPVVALGWMNGRRFQRSRLIGSLLLRSLLLISLIGSLAGAQIISPVQQLTTIFLVDTSDSITPNQRSLQDQFIADALQTMPKDDQAAIIVFGQNALIERLPSEVRTLSRIQSVPIAARTDLEQAMTLSFALFPADTQKRVVLLSDGGENSGQSLKALELAHDRQIVVDVVEIAQIGGAEVAITALRMPGQARVGQELQIVAQIDSNEAQAATIRILVDRQLYAEASLALPKGSLEYTSTVVLNDQGFHKVSAQIIPTNDIRKQNNEATALVNLQGSPKVLIVANDPADAENIAPALEAAKLQVSVVGPTGLPTTLADLADYEAVVLANVPERLIADESQQALQTFVRDLGRGFVMLGGENSFGIGGYTSTPIEELLPVEMQLRNREKYPPVSVAVIFDISGSMGEMVGGREKVTLASEGAARVVQLLRDFDEITVLPFDSAVQNQYGPVAGSEREVAQSEIIARGVTGGGGINVHDSLVAAGNVLKGRNAPIRHIILLADGSDSQQQENAVRLTDEHRRLGITTSTIAIGNGGDVGFLNNVAVAGGGRHFLVEDALSLPDIVLQDAQLSLAPYIVEKAFLPLLGSDSVIMADLNTANWPQLLGYNGTMPKQNANMVLWADEDAPLLAQWQYGLGRSVAWMSDMKGKWGTNLVRWEQFERLAAQIVGWTLPVISNETISVNTTFVGPEMEIILNARDANDTPLTGLTVDGNVVNDGGVQSGLTLVEVSAGIYQGRIASPGAGTYFLQLGGRNREGQAVFQETAGVIVPYSPEYRQGQANPNLLATIAQRSQGRVLTDATKVFEHSLDLVTRATPIHFSLLLAALALLLLDIAVRRLRFGQLGQAWAGVRRRQATPSPTMGDLAAAKQRARNKMGQTQTAAEPASITPKNAPVYQPGANYTPPVAQPKPEAAPSIPAKVDPAPKPSMPAPNPTQGPPPKAVNLDEITDPLERLRAAKNRARRQ, encoded by the coding sequence ATGGGGATTACGTTTGTTGCGCCAAGCTATTTATGGTTTTTATTGCTGCTCATCCCAGTTGTAGCCTTAGGCTGGATGAACGGGCGGCGTTTCCAGCGCAGCCGCTTAATCGGCTCATTGCTATTGCGCAGTTTGTTGTTAATCAGCCTGATTGGCTCGCTGGCAGGTGCACAAATCATCTCTCCTGTGCAACAACTCACCACGATTTTTTTGGTTGATACCTCAGATTCGATCACTCCCAATCAGCGTAGTTTACAAGATCAGTTTATTGCTGATGCGCTGCAAACCATGCCCAAAGATGATCAAGCGGCGATTATTGTGTTTGGCCAAAATGCCTTGATCGAACGCTTGCCCTCGGAAGTGCGCACGCTTAGCCGGATTCAATCGGTGCCAATTGCCGCCCGAACTGATTTAGAGCAAGCGATGACCTTAAGTTTTGCGCTATTTCCTGCTGATACTCAAAAACGCGTAGTCTTGCTCTCCGATGGTGGCGAGAATAGTGGTCAATCACTCAAAGCACTCGAGTTGGCTCACGATCGCCAGATTGTGGTCGATGTAGTTGAAATTGCTCAAATCGGCGGCGCTGAAGTTGCCATCACTGCCTTACGTATGCCTGGTCAAGCGCGGGTTGGTCAAGAACTACAAATTGTGGCGCAAATTGATAGTAACGAAGCCCAAGCTGCCACCATTCGAATTTTAGTTGATCGTCAATTGTATGCTGAAGCAAGCCTCGCCTTGCCCAAAGGCTCGTTGGAATATACCTCAACCGTGGTTTTGAACGATCAGGGGTTTCACAAAGTTTCAGCGCAAATTATTCCAACTAATGATATTCGCAAACAAAATAACGAAGCCACTGCTTTGGTTAATTTACAAGGTTCGCCCAAAGTGCTGATCGTTGCCAATGATCCTGCTGATGCCGAAAATATTGCGCCAGCGCTTGAGGCTGCCAAATTGCAGGTAAGCGTGGTTGGCCCAACCGGGTTACCCACAACCCTGGCCGATTTAGCCGATTACGAAGCAGTTGTCTTGGCGAATGTGCCCGAACGCCTGATTGCCGATGAATCGCAGCAAGCCCTCCAAACCTTTGTGCGCGATCTTGGGCGCGGCTTTGTGATGCTTGGCGGCGAAAATAGCTTTGGAATTGGCGGCTACACCAGCACGCCAATCGAAGAATTGCTGCCCGTAGAAATGCAATTGCGTAATCGTGAAAAATACCCACCAGTTAGCGTGGCGGTGATCTTTGATATCTCGGGCAGTATGGGTGAAATGGTTGGTGGCCGCGAAAAAGTAACCTTGGCCTCTGAAGGCGCGGCGCGGGTGGTGCAATTGCTGCGCGATTTTGATGAAATTACGGTTTTGCCGTTTGATAGCGCTGTACAAAACCAATATGGGCCGGTTGCTGGCTCAGAGCGCGAAGTCGCCCAAAGCGAAATTATCGCCCGTGGGGTGACTGGCGGCGGCGGGATCAACGTTCACGATAGTTTGGTTGCTGCTGGCAACGTACTCAAAGGCCGCAATGCGCCAATTCGTCACATTATTTTGCTGGCTGATGGCTCGGATTCGCAGCAACAAGAAAATGCTGTGCGCCTAACCGATGAACATCGGCGTTTAGGCATTACCACCAGCACAATTGCGATTGGTAATGGTGGCGATGTTGGCTTTTTGAATAATGTGGCGGTGGCTGGTGGTGGGCGGCACTTTCTGGTTGAAGATGCATTATCGTTGCCCGATATTGTGCTGCAAGATGCCCAACTTTCGCTGGCCCCCTATATTGTCGAAAAAGCCTTCTTGCCCTTGCTTGGTAGCGATAGCGTGATTATGGCCGATCTGAATACCGCCAATTGGCCACAACTGCTGGGTTATAACGGTACGATGCCCAAGCAAAATGCCAATATGGTCTTGTGGGCCGATGAAGATGCGCCGCTATTGGCCCAATGGCAATATGGCTTGGGTCGTTCAGTTGCTTGGATGAGCGATATGAAAGGCAAATGGGGTACAAATTTAGTACGCTGGGAGCAATTCGAGCGCTTGGCGGCCCAAATTGTTGGCTGGACGCTGCCAGTAATCTCCAATGAAACGATTAGCGTTAATACAACGTTTGTTGGCCCTGAGATGGAAATCATTTTAAACGCCCGCGATGCCAATGATACTCCCTTAACTGGATTGACGGTTGATGGCAATGTGGTCAACGATGGTGGGGTGCAATCGGGCTTGACTTTGGTTGAAGTGAGTGCTGGCATCTATCAAGGCCGAATTGCTAGTCCGGGCGCGGGAACCTACTTTTTGCAATTAGGTGGGCGTAATCGCGAAGGCCAAGCGGTATTTCAAGAAACGGCAGGGGTGATTGTGCCCTACTCGCCTGAATATCGCCAAGGCCAAGCCAACCCCAATTTGCTGGCGACGATTGCCCAACGTAGCCAAGGCCGCGTTTTAACTGATGCAACTAAGGTTTTTGAGCATTCACTCGATTTAGTGACCCGGGCTACACCGATTCACTTTAGTTTGCTGTTAGCCGCATTGGCTTTATTGTTGCTCGATATTGCGGTGCGACGCTTGCGGTTTGGTCAATTAGGCCAAGCTTGGGCCGGAGTGCGTCGTCGTCAAGCCACACCTTCGCCAACAATGGGCGATTTAGCAGCAGCCAAACAGCGTGCCCGTAATAAAATGGGCCAAACTCAAACAGCGGCTGAGCCTGCCTCGATTACCCCGAAAAATGCGCCAGTCTATCAACCTGGGGCCAATTATACCCCGCCAGTAGCCCAGCCCAAGCCAGAAGCAGCACCTTCAATCCCTGCAAAGGTTGACCCAGCACCCAAACCGAGTATGCCAGCACCAAACCCAACCCAAGGGCCACCACCCAAAGCAGTCAATCTTGATGAGATTACTGACCCCTTAGAGCGGCTACGTGCAGCTAAAAACCGTGCTCGGCGGCAATAG
- a CDS encoding glycosyltransferase family 87 protein, whose translation MLSLKSPNSKIMWSIKLILIIVTLLSIANFTFEYGVKITSEQKTIDFPSFYWASDALFNHHVSPYDFNYLQSNTEKKIFPFLYPPPSVILFYPLSLFEYKNALVIYSIINHLAIIAAIFLLIKIFNYKYLSIQSLLLTIIIYNSYPLIENIYSGQVSVIVLVFLLIFILLKDTFQTIACLALALAIILKMYPVVILPVLLINKKYKLLITTTSLLILLTLGSTLFIPSFVWNDWLVNVVPSGGYGEYPEGLTDVSLFDNKGVNGVFAEILIKQDPSKVMNYPVFAKAATYGICIALVIITFLVVYRYIDQNDRKALEKIVFVTLPLIFLIAPFSWTHHIITIYPTIIYLLMIYFQASLKKPKLQMLFIILIILIIFKTSTVIEIFAAISMLWLLMLETIIKQKSLLPSPQIALQPSELHD comes from the coding sequence ATGCTGAGCCTTAAATCGCCGAATTCTAAAATCATGTGGTCGATCAAGCTGATATTAATCATTGTTACGCTGCTAAGTATCGCTAATTTCACTTTTGAATATGGCGTAAAAATTACTAGCGAGCAAAAAACGATTGATTTCCCATCATTTTATTGGGCGAGTGATGCCTTATTTAATCATCATGTTTCGCCATATGATTTTAATTATCTACAATCAAATACTGAAAAGAAAATATTCCCATTTCTCTATCCACCACCAAGTGTTATATTATTCTATCCATTATCATTATTCGAGTATAAAAATGCCCTAGTTATTTATTCAATTATTAATCATCTTGCAATAATCGCAGCAATATTTCTTTTAATTAAGATTTTCAATTATAAATATCTATCAATTCAGTCATTATTATTGACGATTATCATCTATAATTCCTACCCATTGATTGAAAATATCTATAGTGGTCAAGTTAGTGTTATTGTTCTAGTATTTTTATTAATATTTATACTGCTGAAAGATACATTTCAAACCATCGCCTGTTTGGCTTTAGCGCTAGCAATTATTTTAAAAATGTATCCAGTTGTTATTTTACCTGTTCTTTTGATTAATAAAAAATATAAATTATTAATTACAACAACGAGCTTATTAATATTACTAACCCTTGGATCGACGTTATTTATTCCAAGTTTTGTCTGGAACGATTGGCTTGTGAATGTTGTGCCTAGTGGAGGATATGGTGAATATCCCGAGGGATTAACCGACGTATCGTTATTCGATAATAAAGGGGTTAATGGAGTTTTTGCTGAAATCTTGATCAAACAAGATCCAAGCAAGGTTATGAATTATCCAGTATTCGCCAAAGCTGCGACCTATGGCATTTGTATCGCCTTAGTCATTATTACTTTCTTGGTTGTTTATCGATACATTGATCAAAATGATCGCAAAGCGCTTGAGAAAATTGTTTTTGTAACGCTGCCACTCATCTTTTTGATTGCTCCTTTTTCTTGGACTCATCATATTATTACAATCTATCCAACAATTATCTATTTACTTATGATCTACTTTCAGGCTAGTTTGAAGAAGCCTAAGCTCCAAATGCTTTTTATAATCTTGATAATATTAATTATTTTCAAGACATCGACAGTGATCGAGATATTTGCAGCGATATCGATGCTCTGGCTGCTAATGTTGGAAACGATTATCAAACAAAAATCGTTGTTGCCAAGCCCACAAATTGCTCTACAACCTAGCGAATTGCATGATTGA
- a CDS encoding roadblock/LC7 domain-containing protein, producing MGMKDILASAIETVPGVKLAGVVGTDGLGVEMLLNDVDANFSKDIAEVELGGLAAAAAGAASRLKAGQVRDVAVETDNATYLASQIIPGYFAVLAVNGGGNLGRARFALKQLVVKLQDTL from the coding sequence ATGGGGATGAAAGACATTTTGGCCAGCGCGATTGAAACCGTACCCGGTGTGAAATTGGCCGGAGTCGTGGGCACAGACGGGCTGGGCGTTGAAATGCTCCTCAACGATGTTGATGCAAACTTTAGCAAAGATATTGCTGAAGTGGAGCTGGGTGGCCTTGCTGCCGCCGCTGCGGGAGCCGCCTCGCGCTTAAAGGCTGGCCAGGTCCGTGATGTCGCGGTTGAGACCGATAATGCCACCTACTTGGCATCGCAAATCATCCCCGGCTACTTTGCTGTGTTGGCCGTCAATGGCGGTGGCAATCTTGGCCGCGCCCGCTTTGCGCTCAAACAATTGGTGGTTAAGCTCCAAGATACGCTGTAA
- the recR gene encoding recombination mediator RecR codes for MAFGYDTITPEPVAKLIDEFNRLPGIGPKSASRLVFYLLRAKREQSERLANAIMAMKDSTIFCNRCFNITVEDPCPICTNANRNERQVCVVEEPLDVVALERTGEFKGLYHVLHGAISPVEGINPEDLRIRELLARLRVEPIEEVILSTNPNLEGDATAAYLAREIIPLGIRVTRLARGLPMGSDLEYADEVTLGRALQGRREM; via the coding sequence GTGGCATTTGGGTACGATACGATTACACCAGAACCAGTCGCAAAACTAATCGATGAATTTAATCGCTTGCCTGGAATTGGGCCAAAATCGGCCTCGCGCCTGGTTTTTTACCTGCTCCGCGCTAAACGTGAGCAATCTGAGCGCTTGGCCAACGCCATTATGGCCATGAAAGATAGCACGATCTTTTGTAATCGCTGCTTTAACATTACCGTCGAAGACCCTTGCCCAATTTGCACGAATGCCAATCGCAATGAGCGCCAAGTCTGTGTGGTCGAGGAGCCGCTCGATGTGGTGGCATTAGAGCGCACGGGTGAATTCAAAGGGCTGTATCATGTGCTGCACGGGGCAATCTCGCCAGTCGAAGGTATCAATCCTGAAGATTTGCGCATTCGTGAGTTGTTGGCTCGCTTGCGGGTTGAGCCAATCGAAGAAGTGATTCTCTCGACCAATCCCAATCTTGAGGGCGATGCAACGGCGGCCTATCTGGCACGCGAGATTATCCCCTTGGGCATTCGGGTAACGCGCTTGGCGCGGGGCTTGCCGATGGGCAGCGATCTCGAATATGCCGATGAAGTAACCTTGGGGCGAGCATTGCAAGGTCGTCGCGAAATGTAA
- a CDS encoding YbaB/EbfC family nucleoid-associated protein — protein MMDRKMLNQLQQMQKKLMQAQEDLGKTLVEGSAGGGVIEVKMNGHREILSIVIAPEAVDPNEIEMLQDLLMLAINDASKKAEELSNAKMGPLTGGLNIPGLF, from the coding sequence ATAATGGATCGCAAAATGCTCAATCAATTGCAACAAATGCAAAAGAAGTTGATGCAAGCTCAAGAAGATTTGGGCAAAACCTTGGTCGAAGGCAGCGCTGGCGGCGGCGTAATCGAAGTTAAGATGAACGGCCACCGCGAAATTCTCAGCATCGTTATCGCTCCAGAAGCGGTTGACCCCAACGAAATTGAAATGCTGCAAGACTTGCTGATGCTGGCAATTAACGATGCCTCAAAGAAGGCCGAAGAGCTTTCAAACGCCAAAATGGGGCCACTCACTGGCGGCTTGAATATTCCTGGCTTATTCTAA
- the dnaX gene encoding DNA polymerase III subunit gamma/tau encodes MSSQALYRKWRSQTFDDLVGQSHIVQALRNAIAANRIGHAYLFTGPRGVGKTSAARILSKAVNCEQNDPRLRPCGECSTCRAIAEGRAVDVIEMDAASHTSVDDAREIIEKVQFRPTQFRKKVYVIDEVHMLSTAAFNALLKTLEEPPDHAMFILATTEFHKVPATILSRCQRFVFNRHTIANTIAHLEWVAGEEGVFLEPGVAEAVARAATGSMRDAMSILDQLMGYGEPQIPLSRVQSLLGATASHEVETLVAAFAAEDVAAALSVINTIADQGADLRQFTRDVVSYLRGLMLLKSGGAADLLDVGHDVLATMQSHSQQLALAAILAWLKIFSSLDHQLRTTPYGQLPLEMAVVEALVVPVPVAVTAPSPVRGTVAPAPRPTPAVAPRPAEPAPVQRQTPAPNVVAPRQAEPTIVEQPPPVVEPIPVPVAAVAVQPMPEAEQHIVLAESEILLAEVEAVWLQVIEDLKPYNPRLQAVLKSCEPLALEDNTLLIGTPSPFHTKQLDDQTQRRLIEDLLAKAVNRQIFVRGEEANRDQQNRARDARRQREEIMKDHVVKAARNIFDARIVGVQEDGS; translated from the coding sequence ATGTCGTCGCAAGCGTTATATCGAAAATGGCGGTCGCAGACCTTCGATGATTTGGTGGGCCAAAGCCATATTGTGCAAGCCTTGCGCAATGCCATTGCCGCCAATCGCATTGGCCATGCCTATTTATTTACTGGGCCGCGCGGGGTTGGCAAAACCAGTGCCGCACGGATTCTTTCCAAGGCGGTCAATTGTGAGCAAAACGATCCGCGTTTGCGGCCTTGTGGCGAGTGCAGCACCTGTCGCGCAATAGCCGAGGGTCGCGCTGTTGACGTGATTGAGATGGACGCTGCCTCGCATACCAGCGTTGATGATGCCCGCGAAATCATCGAAAAAGTCCAATTTCGCCCAACCCAATTTCGCAAAAAAGTTTATGTGATTGACGAAGTGCATATGTTGAGCACCGCTGCCTTCAATGCGTTGCTCAAAACCCTCGAAGAACCACCCGACCATGCTATGTTTATTTTAGCAACAACTGAATTTCATAAAGTGCCAGCGACGATTCTTTCACGCTGTCAGCGCTTTGTGTTCAATCGTCATACGATCGCCAACACGATTGCCCACCTCGAATGGGTCGCTGGCGAAGAAGGCGTTTTCCTTGAGCCTGGCGTGGCTGAGGCGGTGGCACGGGCGGCAACTGGCTCGATGCGCGATGCCATGAGCATTCTCGACCAGTTGATGGGCTATGGCGAACCGCAAATTCCCTTGAGTCGGGTGCAAAGTTTACTGGGGGCAACTGCCTCTCACGAGGTGGAAACCTTGGTAGCCGCCTTTGCCGCCGAAGATGTAGCCGCAGCATTAAGCGTGATCAACACGATTGCCGATCAAGGCGCTGATTTACGTCAGTTTACCCGCGATGTGGTGAGCTATTTACGAGGCCTGATGTTGCTTAAATCGGGTGGAGCCGCCGATTTGCTTGATGTTGGTCACGACGTTTTGGCTACGATGCAAAGCCATAGCCAACAGCTTGCCTTGGCGGCGATTTTGGCTTGGCTCAAAATTTTCAGCAGCCTCGATCATCAATTGCGTACCACGCCCTATGGTCAATTGCCCTTGGAAATGGCGGTCGTTGAAGCCTTGGTTGTGCCAGTACCAGTGGCGGTGACAGCACCCAGCCCAGTTCGTGGTACGGTGGCTCCAGCACCACGCCCGACTCCAGCCGTTGCACCACGCCCAGCCGAGCCAGCGCCAGTTCAACGTCAAACCCCAGCACCAAATGTTGTTGCTCCGCGCCAAGCTGAGCCAACAATTGTTGAGCAACCACCACCAGTTGTTGAACCAATCCCAGTGCCAGTTGCCGCCGTAGCAGTCCAACCAATGCCCGAAGCCGAGCAACATATCGTCTTGGCTGAATCGGAAATTTTGCTGGCTGAGGTTGAGGCGGTTTGGTTGCAAGTGATCGAAGATCTCAAGCCCTACAATCCGCGCTTGCAAGCGGTGCTCAAAAGCTGCGAACCATTGGCGCTCGAAGATAATACCTTGCTGATCGGCACGCCTTCGCCATTTCATACCAAACAACTCGACGACCAAACCCAACGGCGTTTGATCGAAGATTTACTGGCCAAAGCCGTGAATCGACAGATTTTTGTACGTGGCGAAGAAGCCAACCGCGATCAGCAAAATCGTGCCCGTGATGCTCGTCGCCAGCGCGAAGAGATCATGAAAGATCATGTGGTCAAGGCTGCCCGCAATATTTTCGATGCCCGCATTGTCGGGGTACAAGAGGATGGCAGCTGA
- a CDS encoding DUF4013 domain-containing protein, with translation MAGERFQPLRALQNALRIVWSDRMWLPKVALGGLLGSSMFGVIWPQGLVIEHLDNSSRGYRLPLPAWRQFGDKAVMGLLATVMDFVYFIFPQLVAATFLFCAILPFIVGGNNSIATSVTLIIFGTLFGVSFLGSFSPVSKLFFARDGAVEKALGRASFRRALGSNGRWIYFSARLVTLPVYLPALGAGWWLWQLTHIPAVAVWWLLAALWLLMSCLFWAWLIVAQVYFEADQIVADREIEQRLADRKRAIS, from the coding sequence GTGGCAGGCGAACGATTTCAGCCATTGCGAGCATTACAAAACGCCCTGCGAATTGTTTGGAGCGACCGTATGTGGTTGCCCAAAGTTGCGCTTGGTGGCTTGCTTGGTTCAAGCATGTTTGGGGTAATTTGGCCTCAAGGCTTGGTAATTGAGCATCTTGATAATAGCTCGCGCGGTTATCGGCTGCCCTTGCCTGCGTGGCGACAATTTGGCGATAAAGCGGTGATGGGCTTGTTGGCAACCGTGATGGATTTTGTTTATTTTATTTTCCCGCAGCTGGTTGCCGCGACGTTTCTGTTTTGTGCGATTCTGCCGTTTATCGTGGGCGGCAACAACAGCATTGCCACTAGCGTAACATTGATAATTTTTGGCACGCTGTTTGGGGTTAGTTTCTTGGGCAGTTTCTCGCCAGTCAGCAAGCTTTTTTTTGCCCGCGATGGGGCCGTTGAAAAAGCCTTGGGACGAGCCAGTTTTCGGCGAGCGCTTGGCAGCAATGGCCGTTGGATCTATTTCAGTGCGCGGTTAGTGACCCTGCCAGTATATCTACCGGCACTGGGAGCTGGTTGGTGGCTCTGGCAATTGACCCATATTCCGGCAGTGGCGGTGTGGTGGCTGCTAGCAGCCTTATGGCTGTTGATGAGCTGTCTGTTTTGGGCTTGGTTGATTGTGGCTCAAGTCTATTTTGAGGCCGACCAAATTGTTGCAGATCGAGAGATCGAGCAGCGTTTAGCTGACCGTAAACGAGCTATCAGCTAG
- a CDS encoding molybdopterin-binding protein, translated as MQAELIAIGTELTLGTTVDTNSAWLARTLATVGVEVQRVTLVADDIGAITEVIAAAWQRSPLVLCTGGLGPTADDLTREAVAQATQRPLEFHQDLFDGIAARFRSFGRTMSESNRQQAFVPMGARPVPNARGTAPSFIIDEGSRALMVFPGVPSEMKFLVETELLPFLRNERELKSVLLVRSIWLSGTSEAEAGEIIADLMQASYPTVGISAKAAQYEVRISAQGEDPAQVEADIEACAAEVERRLERFLMDRDGLAAHVLRRLTNRSASVAIYEGLRGAPIYNALRSAKPDLVQALRGVTIHPLDQAVDRDAAESLAIAGANTVRNNWQASYGIAAVPAQVGADGFTDVCIVLVGKDLQRSFTRRVELKSDDALGFIATAALDLIRRSLEA; from the coding sequence ATGCAAGCTGAATTAATTGCCATCGGCACTGAACTGACCCTTGGCACAACCGTCGATACCAATAGCGCTTGGTTGGCTCGTACCTTGGCCACAGTTGGGGTCGAGGTGCAACGTGTCACCTTAGTCGCCGATGATATTGGCGCAATCACCGAGGTGATCGCGGCGGCCTGGCAACGTAGCCCATTGGTGTTATGCACAGGCGGACTTGGCCCAACTGCCGACGATCTGACGCGCGAAGCCGTGGCCCAAGCAACTCAACGGCCCTTGGAATTCCACCAAGATCTGTTCGATGGCATCGCTGCTCGCTTTCGTTCGTTTGGCCGCACAATGAGCGAGAGCAACCGCCAGCAAGCCTTTGTGCCGATGGGCGCTCGACCAGTGCCCAACGCTCGGGGCACAGCACCCTCATTCATCATCGATGAAGGCTCACGGGCGCTGATGGTGTTTCCAGGCGTGCCCAGCGAGATGAAGTTTTTGGTTGAAACTGAGTTGCTGCCATTTTTGCGCAACGAGCGCGAGCTAAAATCAGTCTTGTTGGTGCGCTCGATTTGGCTCAGCGGCACAAGCGAGGCCGAGGCTGGCGAAATTATTGCCGATTTGATGCAAGCATCCTATCCAACGGTTGGCATTTCGGCCAAAGCCGCCCAATACGAAGTGCGAATCTCGGCTCAAGGCGAAGATCCAGCCCAAGTTGAGGCTGATATTGAGGCTTGTGCGGCAGAAGTGGAGCGGCGGCTTGAGCGCTTTTTGATGGATCGTGATGGCTTGGCGGCACATGTACTGCGGCGTTTGACCAATCGTTCGGCTAGTGTGGCAATTTATGAAGGCTTACGCGGTGCACCAATCTACAATGCTTTGCGTTCAGCCAAACCAGATCTAGTTCAAGCCTTGCGTGGCGTGACGATTCATCCGCTCGATCAAGCGGTTGATCGCGATGCTGCTGAATCGTTGGCAATTGCTGGGGCCAACACTGTGCGCAACAATTGGCAGGCCAGCTATGGAATTGCCGCTGTGCCAGCTCAAGTTGGAGCCGATGGCTTTACCGATGTCTGCATTGTGCTGGTTGGCAAAGATTTGCAACGTAGCTTTACCCGCCGAGTTGAATTAAAAAGTGACGATGCTTTGGGCTTTATCGCCACTGCTGCGCTTGATCTCATTCGACGCAGCTTGGAAGCATAG